The DNA segment CGCTCCAGCGTATCGGCAGTGGCTCCCCCGGTATAAAACAACTGCATACGCTGCAGGTAGCGGTCTTTAACGTGCGTCAGCCAGGAATGATGGTGGTGAAAATCGATGTGGGGCGGCCAGAAAATCGAGACTTTGTCGCCCGGCATCTGCCCCATAAATCCCTCAAACCGCCAGGCCACGGCCTGTTTCATGGTTGCACCGATCTTGTCACGATACAGCGTGAGGCGACGCGTGGTGGTACCGCCGGTGCCGAATACCTGCAGGTGCTCCTCGGTGAATTTCGACGAGATGAGATCGGTGCGATGGGCGTCGATCAAATCACGCGTCAGGACGGGGAGTTTCCGGAGGTCGTCCACCGACTTGAATGAGTCGGGCGTCAGCCCGCGTTCGTCGAACACGCGCCGGTAGTACGCTGTCGTATCGTAGGCATGTTTGAGCATCTCCGACAACCGCTGCCACTGATAGTCCAGCAGGCGCTGGCGCGGCCAGTACTGGCTTTTCAACAGGAACTTCCATTGCGCCATCGCGGCATGCTTTTGTTCCCGCACCAGCAGCAGCCGCTGCGCCGTGTTGCGCAGCAGAGTCGAGTACAACGACATCCTTGTTTCCCTGTCCGTGAATTCCCGTGCTACTTCAAATGGGCGACCGGGTCGATTTCCGAAATACTGAAGCGGTATTTTCCCGACGCTTCAACCGGAATCGAATCTACCTGTTCAATCTCGTACTTCATCAGCGGGCCGAAAAAGCGATTGACCGACTCGGCAATCATCCGCTTCGAATCCTCGCCGAACGATTGATCGACAGCCAGTCGCAGCAGAAGGAAGTCTTTTTTCTTCTGCACAAGCTGCGCCTGCACGATTCCAGGCACGCGCGCGATGAAATAGATCGTCATGGCGGCGCCCGAAACGACAGCTCCTTCGGGTGTGACCAAAAAGTCCGTGACGCGCCCGCCCACGATTTCCATCATCGGCAAGGTTCTTCCGCATGAGCACCCGGTCTCAAGAAGCATCCCCATATCTTCGATCCGATACCGGATGAACGGCAGCGCGTAGTTGTGCAGATCCGTGATTACGATCTGCCCCAGCTCGCCCGGACGGCACGCCCGGTCATTGCGGATAATCTCAACCAGGAGCGTATCGGCGGCAATATGCAGACCGCGATGCGCCTCGCATTCCGACGCGATCACACTGAATTCCCGGCTGCCGTAGCGGTTGAACACCGGGCAGCCGAAGACATCCTCCAGCAGGCGCCGCTGATCGTCGGTCAGGACCTCCGCGGAGGTAATGATGCTTTTCGGGCGGTGGTAACCGGTGATTCCCCGCTCCTTGATGAAACGCGCGATCAGGTAAATCGCGTTGGCGTATGCCACATAGGTCGACGGTTTCTCTTTGTTGAGGCGCTCGACAAACCGAGCCAGTTTCTCTTCCGTGATCTCGCTGGTATCGAGGATCACGCGGCGGGAGAAAAACCGGTCGCGAAGGTTGTCCATGGTAGAGCGGGGAGCGTTCAGGTCGCGACGGTGGCCCCAGATAGCCGCTCCTTTGTGATAGGGCTCGAGTCCGGCCCAGCGGTCGTGCCTGATCGTATTGGCGATACGTCGGTAGACGCTGTCCGGGCTCATGAAGAACCGGAGGGGCGACCCGGTAGAGCCGCCGGTCTGGTTCGGGATGCGGTCAGAAATCGGCAGGCTGGCAGCCGTCAGTTCGTCCCGATGTTGCTGGATATCGCTTTTGGTGAGGACCGGCAGACGTTCGATATCACGAAGAGACTGCACCGCGACCGGATCGAACCCTGCCTCGGCAAACCGGCGGGCGTAAAAGGGGCAGTTTTTCGCGGCGTGCGACAGCAGAGCCTTCAGGCGCGTCAGTTGCAACTGCTGCAATTGCTCGGGCGGTAACCACTGAGTACGTTCGGCCTCGCGAACGAACTTCATGTCAGTGTGCCGATTTCTGATCCCCATCAAGGGGATAACTACATACCGCGCCAGTGGTTGAATCCAGTCCATGATTACGAGTGCTCCATTTCGGGCGTGCCCGGTACGGTCGGGCTTTTGATCCCGCGTGCCGCATTCCGGGTCTAACGATGTATCGGCATCAGGTGCCTGCACCTTCGGTTATCGGACGCGATTGGTTCGCCGAAACGGCGGTGTCGCCGGTTTGTTCCTGAAGCGCCGTTTTGACGTAGATGGCCGCCATGGCTCCGATCAGGCCGGCATACATGTACCAATTCCAGCGGAAAAAGTTGTGCGCCGTGCCACCGTTGACCAGCATCGCCAGCATGGAGGCGACAAATGCCTCTTTATGCGCATGATACCACCGCACCAGGTCCGGATCTTTCGGGGGGGAGTGGAGTCGGCGCGGGGTCGTCAGCACCTGGTGGAACGCGCTCGCGAGGAAAATGAAAAAGGCAAAAAATCCCACGATGCCCAACTCGGCGAGCAGCTGGACGTACAGAGAATGCGGGCTCATGAAAATCTCCGGTCCGTACTTGCCGGACCCGCTGGCCGGCGCAAATGCTCCGGAGCCACAGCCGAGAATGGGTCGGTCGGCAAAAATACGCATGCCGTTTTCCCAGATCGCCACGCGGTTGGTGCTGATCTCATTCACATCGCCTCCGCTGACCAGGGTTTCATACCGCCCCTGGTATTGCTCCGGAAGCAGGAACCAGGCGATCAGCAGAAACGCAGCTGCGCCGAGCGCCCCCGCAAGTCGGTATTTGCTGTACCAGACCGTAACGCCGACCACGGTCAGTGTAGCAAGCAGACCGCCACGCGATCCGGTGTTGACAATCATCAGGAGGAACATGAAGAGTACGCCCAGAAGAATCGTGCGGGGGATCTTTCCGCGAAAGTACTTGATCCAGGCGATGAGGAACGGCAGCGTAAAGGCGAGCGTGGCGGCGAGCGTATTGGCGCCGCTTCCAAATGAACCTCGGCCTGTCGCCCGCTGAATACCCATACGAATAACCGCACCGCCACCGTAATAATCGCGAAACGACAAAAACATCTCGCGGAACATCAAAAACAGGAAGACTCCCATGAAGATGTTCCACTTGGTCCTGGTGTCGACGGTATACACGATGATCATGTAGAAGACGATCAGTTTGAGGAAGTTCTCGATAGACTCCTCGGTCCTGACGGGATCGAAACTGACACCCCAGGAGATGATGATAACCGCCCAGAGTCCCAGCATCGTAATGAAGGGCATGTCGTGAGGCAGTCCAAATGACCCGTGGCGTTTCTTGTGCGCGAGGATGGCAGCGAGAAGCACGCCGATGCCGATGACCCGTTCCAGCGATAATGCATCCAGCGCCGGAAACATCTCCCCCGGACGAATCACGAATGTCACGAAATAGAGCAGTAACCCGACATAGGGAAATCGCACCAGCAGTACTATACCGATAGTGAGCCCGGCCAGCGCGATGAAGATCACCGGTTTCAGAAACAGCGAGCAGACCCCGACAACGAGGCTGATGAGGACGATTGTCGCCCACAGCAGATGCCGCTGGGAGACCATGCCCCGGCCGCTGAATTCCTGATAGCGATGGTTCACGTATCCGCCTTTTTGCCGGCGCGTTCTCAGCCCCGGTCAGGATCGCCCGGTAGCCACGTACTTGAAGCCGATTTCCTTGAGCGCCTTTGGGTTATAGATGTTACGCGTGTCGTATACGATCGGCGTTCGCACTAACGACTTGATTTTCCTGAAGTCCAGGTCGCGGAATTCGTTCCATTCCGTGGCTATAATCACGATATCCGCACCGGTCACCGCATCATATGCATTCTTATGGTATTTGATACCCTCGATATTCTTTTTCGCTTCATCCATCGCGGCCGGATCAAACGCGTTTACGGTCGCCCCCTGCTCCATCAGGCGGCGGGCGATATAGATTGCCGGAGCCTCCCGGACGTCATCGGTATTCGGCTTAAACGACAGCCCGAGCAGACCAATCACCTTTCCCGGTACCGATCCGAGTGCGGCTACCGCTTTCTGAACGGCGAGTTCCCGCTGGCGGGCGTTAACCTCGATAACGGCCCGGGCAAGCTTGAAATCATAGCCGACATCCTCGGACAATCTCGCCAGCGCCGAGACATCTTTGGGAAAGCACGAGCCGCCGTAGCCGGGACCCGGATGCAGGAATTTCGGACCGATCCGTTTGTCCATGCCGAGCGCCTTCGACACCTGGTAGACGTCGGCGCCGACAATATCGCAGAGATTGGCGATTTCATTTACGAACGAGATGCGCACGGCGAGCATCGTATTCGACGCATACTTGATGACCTCGGCCGTCTCGTTGGTGGTGCTGACGATCGGCGTCTCCAGCAGGAACAGGGGTCGGTAGATATCGCGCATGATGGCGAGGGCGCGCTCGGAATCGCAGCCGAGAATGACCCGGTCCGGCCGAAGGAAATCGTTGACGGCCGCTCCCTCGCGCAGGAACTCCGGATTTGACACGACATCAAACTCCACGTCGGAGCTGGCGGTCTCCCGAATCATCTGACGAAGCCGCCGGGCCGTGCCGACCGGAACGGTGCTTTTGATCGCGATAATCTTGTACTCGGTCATGTACCCGGCCACTTCCTTCGCGACCGCTTCGATCTGGCTCAGGTCGGCGTATCCGTCGGGGCGCTCAGGTGTGCCGACGGCAAGAAACACCACGAGGCTGCGATCAACCGCCTGCTTCAGGTCGGTTGTGAAGTGGAGCCGGTCGAGTTTCACGTTGCGCTGGATCAGTTCGCCGAGGCCGAGTTCGTAAATCGGAACCTCGCCCCGGTTGAGCATATCGATTTTTTCTTTGACCTTGTCGACACAGACGACATTCATGCCGAAATCGGACAGGCACGTGCCTGCCACCAGACCGACATAGCCGGTTCCCACGACGCACACATTCATTGTTGTTCCTGCTTGTTGATATACCATCGAGCAAAGCGCATCAGCCCGTCATCGATCGACACTTTGGGCGCAAACCCACAGAGGCGACTCGCCCTGGTGATGTCGGCGTAGGTCTGGTCGACATCTCCCGGCTGCGGCGGCAGCTTTCGCATGATCGCGCGTTTGCCCAGCTTCTGTTCTATCTTGCTGATGAGATCGCGGAGCGTAACCGTGTCCGAACGGCCGAGATTGAGTATCTCGTAGTCGAATCGGGACTGCCGAACCGCCATGATACCATCCACGATATCATCAATAAACGTATAATCCCTTCTGCTGTCGCCCTCGCCAAACATTGTTATCTCCTCGCCGCGCCAGATTTTCGCGGTGAACAAATGTATGGCCATCTCCGGCCGCTGACGGGGGCCGTACACGGTGAAAAACCGCAGGCAGGCGGTCGGAAAACCGTAGAGGTGGTGATAGGTGTAGGCCATCAACTCCCCGGCTTTCTTGGTAGCCGCGTACGGTGAAATCGGGTGATCGACGGAATCGTCTTCCGAAAACGGCACCTTTCGGTTGTTCCCATAGACCGAGGACGACGACGCAAACAGGTAGCGTCCGACGCCGTGTCTGCGACACGCCTCGAGCACGTTCATGGTACCGACCAGGTTGACTTCCTGATAGAGTACCGGGTTTTTGATCGACGGGCGCACGCCTGCCATGGCCGCCAGATGAATCACCTCGCCGACCGGTCCATCGGCAAAACACCGCTCGACGGCATTGGGATCTCGAATATCACCTTCAACGAGACGGTAGCCGGCCTGTTCCAGGTGGCGCCGGCAGTTGACTCGCTTGATTGCCGGGTCGTAGAAATCGTTGAAATTGTCAATTACCGTGACCCGGTGTCCGGCGGCTAGCAGCCGGTCGACCAGGTGCGACCCGATGAACCCGGCTCCCCCTGTTACCACGATCGACTCAGGCATTGAGCCCCTTCTCACAACTTTCGTTTCGGAATGACGAACGTAACCGGTCGCCCGTCGCTTTGTCAACAATTACGACCCGCGGAGCCCGACGAAATGCGGGATATGAGCCCGGGCCAAAAGCGGAGCGATACGATCCATTATCGACCGGCCGTTCCAGCGGCTTCCGTGGCATCGACGCAGCCACTCTGTAGCTTGTATCGGCAGAATCGACCCCAAGCCGGGTATTTCGAACGGTGCATAATCCGAGAATAATCGCCGCGGCCGGTCAATACTTTCAACGGCATGTTTTCTTTGGTTGATATAGCGGCGATCCCTCCGATATATTGACAAAGCGGCTGCTTTACTCTCCGACGGCGGCAGCCGAATCACGTTACGGGATTGACAGGTTTCATGCTAATTCGAGAGATAGTTCGAGCCATTTTCAACAGACAGCAGCGGTTCCGCTTCCGCTATCACCTCGTTCGCAATCTCCCCGGGGAGTACGGTTTTATTCTCCGTCGTCGGGTACTGGCGAAGTGGTTTGGATCGTTGGGGAAGAATCTGAAGGTGCACGAGGGGTTCCGTTTCCGTAATATCGAGTTGATCCGTTGCGGGAGCCACGTAAACATCGGGGTTGATGCATTCATTCAGGCGGGCGGCGGCGTGGAGATCGGCGACTACGCGATTCTTGGCCCGGGCGTCAAGGTCTGGACGCAGAATCACGCGTCCGCCCGGACGGATATCCCCATCCAACAGCAGGGGGCCGAATACAAGCCCGTGGTGATCGGGCGCGACGTATGGATTGGCGCCAATGCCTTTATCATGCCCGGGGTTACGCTGGGCGAAGGCTGTGTCGTGGCTGCCGGCGCGGTGGTCGGCGCAAAGAACTACCCCCCGTACAAGATTCTGGCCGGCAATCCTGCGCGGGTAATCGGCACACGCGAAAACAGCGAAAGTGCACCGACCGCCGCTCCGGACCCGTCGAGGGAGTCCGACTAGTGGATCAGGTCGTTCACTCCGGAAACCGCACATGACATCATCGCCCAATAAAAAAGTCCTGATCGTCTCGTACGCCTTTCCCCCGTCGGCTGCGGTCGGCGTGTATCGAGTCATCAAGTTCTGCAAGTATCTGCCGCAGTTTGGATGGGATCCGGTGATACTGACGGTCCAGGAAGCCGTGAGTTTCAGCCGCGACGAGTCTCTGCTCGAGCAGC comes from the Candidatus Zixiibacteriota bacterium genome and includes:
- a CDS encoding GDP-mannose 4,6-dehydratase: MPESIVVTGGAGFIGSHLVDRLLAAGHRVTVIDNFNDFYDPAIKRVNCRRHLEQAGYRLVEGDIRDPNAVERCFADGPVGEVIHLAAMAGVRPSIKNPVLYQEVNLVGTMNVLEACRRHGVGRYLFASSSSVYGNNRKVPFSEDDSVDHPISPYAATKKAGELMAYTYHHLYGFPTACLRFFTVYGPRQRPEMAIHLFTAKIWRGEEITMFGEGDSRRDYTFIDDIVDGIMAVRQSRFDYEILNLGRSDTVTLRDLISKIEQKLGKRAIMRKLPPQPGDVDQTYADITRASRLCGFAPKVSIDDGLMRFARWYINKQEQQ
- a CDS encoding acyltransferase, which translates into the protein MLIREIVRAIFNRQQRFRFRYHLVRNLPGEYGFILRRRVLAKWFGSLGKNLKVHEGFRFRNIELIRCGSHVNIGVDAFIQAGGGVEIGDYAILGPGVKVWTQNHASARTDIPIQQQGAEYKPVVIGRDVWIGANAFIMPGVTLGEGCVVAAGAVVGAKNYPPYKILAGNPARVIGTRENSESAPTAAPDPSRESD
- a CDS encoding phenylacetate--CoA ligase family protein produces the protein MKFVREAERTQWLPPEQLQQLQLTRLKALLSHAAKNCPFYARRFAEAGFDPVAVQSLRDIERLPVLTKSDIQQHRDELTAASLPISDRIPNQTGGSTGSPLRFFMSPDSVYRRIANTIRHDRWAGLEPYHKGAAIWGHRRDLNAPRSTMDNLRDRFFSRRVILDTSEITEEKLARFVERLNKEKPSTYVAYANAIYLIARFIKERGITGYHRPKSIITSAEVLTDDQRRLLEDVFGCPVFNRYGSREFSVIASECEAHRGLHIAADTLLVEIIRNDRACRPGELGQIVITDLHNYALPFIRYRIEDMGMLLETGCSCGRTLPMMEIVGGRVTDFLVTPEGAVVSGAAMTIYFIARVPGIVQAQLVQKKKDFLLLRLAVDQSFGEDSKRMIAESVNRFFGPLMKYEIEQVDSIPVEASGKYRFSISEIDPVAHLK
- a CDS encoding O-antigen ligase family protein, producing the protein MNHRYQEFSGRGMVSQRHLLWATIVLISLVVGVCSLFLKPVIFIALAGLTIGIVLLVRFPYVGLLLYFVTFVIRPGEMFPALDALSLERVIGIGVLLAAILAHKKRHGSFGLPHDMPFITMLGLWAVIIISWGVSFDPVRTEESIENFLKLIVFYMIIVYTVDTRTKWNIFMGVFLFLMFREMFLSFRDYYGGGAVIRMGIQRATGRGSFGSGANTLAATLAFTLPFLIAWIKYFRGKIPRTILLGVLFMFLLMIVNTGSRGGLLATLTVVGVTVWYSKYRLAGALGAAAFLLIAWFLLPEQYQGRYETLVSGGDVNEISTNRVAIWENGMRIFADRPILGCGSGAFAPASGSGKYGPEIFMSPHSLYVQLLAELGIVGFFAFFIFLASAFHQVLTTPRRLHSPPKDPDLVRWYHAHKEAFVASMLAMLVNGGTAHNFFRWNWYMYAGLIGAMAAIYVKTALQEQTGDTAVSANQSRPITEGAGT
- a CDS encoding UDP-glucose/GDP-mannose dehydrogenase family protein, with amino-acid sequence MNVCVVGTGYVGLVAGTCLSDFGMNVVCVDKVKEKIDMLNRGEVPIYELGLGELIQRNVKLDRLHFTTDLKQAVDRSLVVFLAVGTPERPDGYADLSQIEAVAKEVAGYMTEYKIIAIKSTVPVGTARRLRQMIRETASSDVEFDVVSNPEFLREGAAVNDFLRPDRVILGCDSERALAIMRDIYRPLFLLETPIVSTTNETAEVIKYASNTMLAVRISFVNEIANLCDIVGADVYQVSKALGMDKRIGPKFLHPGPGYGGSCFPKDVSALARLSEDVGYDFKLARAVIEVNARQRELAVQKAVAALGSVPGKVIGLLGLSFKPNTDDVREAPAIYIARRLMEQGATVNAFDPAAMDEAKKNIEGIKYHKNAYDAVTGADIVIIATEWNEFRDLDFRKIKSLVRTPIVYDTRNIYNPKALKEIGFKYVATGRS